In Hemiscyllium ocellatum isolate sHemOce1 chromosome 2, sHemOce1.pat.X.cur, whole genome shotgun sequence, a single window of DNA contains:
- the LOC132828464 gene encoding programmed cell death 1 ligand 1-like isoform X1 — protein sequence MKTLSVLIVLGAHLPLVTGIFMVTAPRTNYIASYGNNITMECQFPVESNFNANQIKVYWHYVLDDGTSRLVYQLMNGKPVLEAQPQEYRERAFLLLDELRRGRAVLEINQVRVSDAGIYRCLIDLNGVDYKETALEVRASYKHIETIKTKEKKETEFVCQSIGYPLAEVIWYYANGSDINETANTTHFTGTDGLYNIRSVLRIKAETNDAYLCMFWNKELNMNTSAILHIKEVEKTDENFDKFPSKKRSYLIAAIVVPVTILLGFIMIVSCILKSKQSEQVVIDPMITPAETECEPP from the exons ATGAAAACTCTATCGGTATTGATTGTACTGGGAGCTCACTTACCCTTGGTGACAG GTATTTTtatggtcactgctcccagaacgaACTATATTGCATCCTATGGAAATAACATTACAATGGAATGTCAGTTTCCagttgaatccaactttaatgcAAACCAGATAAAGGTGTACTGGCATTATGTGCTTGATGATGGAACTTCTCGATTAGTTTATCAGTTGATGAACGGGAAACCAGTTCTTGAGGCCCAACCCCAGGAATACCGAGAACGAGCATTTCTGCTGTTGGATGAACTCCGCAGAGGTCGTGCAGTGCTGGAGATTAATCAAGTTAGAGTTTCTGATGCAGGGATCTACCGCTGTCTTATTGATCTCAATGGAGTGGATTATAAAGAGACTGCACTGGAAGTCAGAG CTTCTTACAAACACATAGAGACcatcaaaacaaaagaaaagaaagagacagagtttGTCTGTCAATCCATCGGATATCCTTTAGCTGAGGTTATCTGGTATTATGCAAATGGATCTGACATTAATGAAACAGCAAATACTACCCACTTTACTGGCACCGATGGATTGTACAATATCAGAAGTGTACTTAGAATAAAAGCAGAGACTAATGATGCTTATTTGTGTATGTTCTGGAATAAGGAACTTAATATGAATACTTCAGCTATTTTACACATTAAAG AAGTGGAAAAGACGGATGAAAATTTTGATAAGTTCCCTTCAAAGAAGAGGAGTTATCTCATTGCAGCAATTGTTGTTCCCGTGACAATTCTACTTGGATTCATTATGATTGTGTCCTGCATCCTAAAATCAAAACAAAGTGAGCAAG TTGTCATCGATCCAATGATTACACCTGCAGAGACGGAATGTGAACCCCCTTAA
- the LOC132828464 gene encoding programmed cell death 1 ligand 1-like isoform X2: MKTLSVLIVLGAHLPLVTGIFMVTAPRTNYIASYGNNITMECQFPVESNFNANQIKVYWHYVLDDGTSRLVYQLMNGKPVLEAQPQEYRERAFLLLDELRRGRAVLEINQVRVSDAGIYRCLIDLNGVDYKETALEVRASYKHIETIKTKEKKETEFVCQSIGYPLAEVIWYYANGSDINETANTTHFTGTDGLYNIRSVLRIKAETNDAYLCMFWNKELNMNTSAILHIKEVEKTDENFDKFPSKKRSYLIAAIVVPVTILLGFIMIVSCILKSKQSEQGIKRISDTSSLI, from the exons ATGAAAACTCTATCGGTATTGATTGTACTGGGAGCTCACTTACCCTTGGTGACAG GTATTTTtatggtcactgctcccagaacgaACTATATTGCATCCTATGGAAATAACATTACAATGGAATGTCAGTTTCCagttgaatccaactttaatgcAAACCAGATAAAGGTGTACTGGCATTATGTGCTTGATGATGGAACTTCTCGATTAGTTTATCAGTTGATGAACGGGAAACCAGTTCTTGAGGCCCAACCCCAGGAATACCGAGAACGAGCATTTCTGCTGTTGGATGAACTCCGCAGAGGTCGTGCAGTGCTGGAGATTAATCAAGTTAGAGTTTCTGATGCAGGGATCTACCGCTGTCTTATTGATCTCAATGGAGTGGATTATAAAGAGACTGCACTGGAAGTCAGAG CTTCTTACAAACACATAGAGACcatcaaaacaaaagaaaagaaagagacagagtttGTCTGTCAATCCATCGGATATCCTTTAGCTGAGGTTATCTGGTATTATGCAAATGGATCTGACATTAATGAAACAGCAAATACTACCCACTTTACTGGCACCGATGGATTGTACAATATCAGAAGTGTACTTAGAATAAAAGCAGAGACTAATGATGCTTATTTGTGTATGTTCTGGAATAAGGAACTTAATATGAATACTTCAGCTATTTTACACATTAAAG AAGTGGAAAAGACGGATGAAAATTTTGATAAGTTCCCTTCAAAGAAGAGGAGTTATCTCATTGCAGCAATTGTTGTTCCCGTGACAATTCTACTTGGATTCATTATGATTGTGTCCTGCATCCTAAAATCAAAACAAAGTGAGCAAG GTATCAAAAGAATCTCTGACACCAGCTCATTAATATGA